From the genome of Gammaproteobacteria bacterium, one region includes:
- a CDS encoding YqaE/Pmp3 family membrane protein, protein MRLLLAIILPWLQFFTIGRPFAGIICLILQLTVIGWVPAAIWSVYALSQYNTDKKIAQALKGSIDD, encoded by the coding sequence ATGCGACTATTATTAGCAATAATTTTGCCGTGGTTACAATTTTTTACAATTGGTCGTCCGTTTGCTGGAATTATATGTTTAATTCTGCAGTTGACTGTTATAGGTTGGGTACCGGCGGCTATTTGGTCTGTATATGCCTTGTCGCAATATAATACAGATAAGAAGATCGCGCAGGCATTAAAAGGTTCGATAGATGATTGA
- a CDS encoding S24 family peptidase: MTTATTLPISEILTRLLFKRRLRATELARQLNLPQPTISRILTGATANPHRSSLEPIADFFNISVQQLKGLEPIPWLEPNNPQATGWTEIPIYDWQEAASAEHPEEAEKKLFTDAAISEQGFALIMKDASMEPQFPKNTLLIVDPARTPKDRSFVVVKLENYPEVVFRQLILDGPDHYLKPTSPDFERFKMTLMGSKDKIIGVLVQTRKNYEE; the protein is encoded by the coding sequence ATGACAACTGCCACCACTTTACCTATTAGCGAAATCTTGACTCGCTTACTTTTCAAGCGTCGATTGCGCGCAACTGAGCTCGCACGGCAACTCAATCTGCCTCAACCTACCATCTCTCGCATCTTAACTGGAGCAACAGCAAATCCACACCGTTCTTCTTTAGAGCCCATTGCTGACTTCTTTAATATCAGCGTCCAACAGCTTAAAGGCTTGGAACCTATCCCCTGGCTAGAACCTAATAATCCACAGGCTACAGGTTGGACAGAAATTCCAATATATGATTGGCAAGAAGCTGCATCGGCAGAACACCCCGAAGAAGCAGAGAAAAAATTATTTACAGATGCTGCTATCAGCGAACAAGGCTTTGCTCTTATCATGAAAGATGCCTCCATGGAGCCACAATTTCCTAAAAATACGCTACTCATTGTTGACCCAGCACGAACACCTAAAGATCGAAGTTTTGTAGTCGTCAAATTGGAAAACTATCCTGAAGTGGTTTTTCGACAACTTATTCTTGATGGGCCAGATCATTATCTGAAGCCTACCAGCCCTGATTTTGAACGTTTTAAAATGACATTGATGGGGTCAAAGGACAAAATTATTGGCGTTTTAGTTCAAACTCGAAAAAACTATGAAGAATGA
- a CDS encoding AI-2E family transporter, whose product MDESNGRDRIETNDGNAEIAQKQTSKIAFATTSLLILAIIYTLYFAKALLLPIVIAVLLNFLFAPVMRVLIRIHIPRLLAALLIILVVFFVIFLGFYRLSAPVSEWLTDAPANFSQATQKINQLTLPISQSMQRLFKIQEQIEKTTHIAAEKNVPIVNIKPGWFNIIFTNTWEFFIELGMVVIFLYFLLASHDFILYKLIRLLPYYSEKKEAVIIIRQIEQKISYFLFIKIITSIGLAIVIALAMFLLQMPHPLVWGILAGFLEFIPYIGVLIGTTAVTFSSLLIFDSFSHILLVPVVFFAICSIEGNFVLPIVLNRGLILHPLIILLGVIVFGWIWGVVGALIAIPLISIFKIICDNVKPLNLYGELLGTENIS is encoded by the coding sequence ATGGATGAATCCAATGGACGGGATAGAATTGAAACAAATGATGGAAACGCAGAAATTGCTCAAAAACAAACCTCTAAAATAGCCTTTGCTACCACTTCGCTGTTGATATTAGCAATAATTTATACTTTATATTTTGCTAAAGCGCTGTTACTACCGATTGTCATCGCGGTTTTATTAAACTTTCTTTTTGCCCCTGTCATGCGGGTGTTAATTAGAATACATATTCCACGCTTATTAGCAGCCCTTCTCATTATTCTAGTCGTATTTTTTGTAATATTTTTGGGCTTCTATCGTTTGTCTGCGCCGGTTTCCGAATGGTTAACCGATGCGCCTGCAAATTTTTCCCAAGCTACGCAAAAAATCAATCAATTAACCTTGCCTATTAGTCAATCGATGCAGCGATTATTTAAAATTCAGGAACAGATAGAGAAAACGACTCATATCGCAGCGGAAAAAAACGTGCCCATAGTAAATATTAAACCGGGATGGTTTAATATTATTTTTACCAATACCTGGGAATTTTTTATTGAGCTGGGAATGGTCGTAATTTTTCTTTATTTTTTATTAGCTTCTCACGATTTTATCTTATATAAGTTAATTAGATTATTGCCATATTATTCAGAGAAAAAAGAGGCTGTCATTATTATCAGACAAATAGAACAAAAAATTTCTTATTTTCTTTTCATTAAGATAATTACTAGTATTGGTTTAGCTATTGTCATTGCGTTAGCTATGTTTTTATTGCAAATGCCACATCCTTTGGTATGGGGTATATTGGCGGGGTTTTTGGAATTTATTCCCTATATTGGTGTTTTGATTGGAACTACAGCGGTAACCTTTTCATCATTGTTAATTTTTGATAGTTTTAGTCATATTTTATTAGTGCCAGTAGTTTTCTTTGCGATTTGTTCAATTGAAGGTAATTTTGTTCTTCCTATCGTTTTAAATCGCGGCTTAATTCTTCATCCTTTGATTATTTTATTGGGAGTTATTGTTTTTGGCTGGATTTGGGGGGTTGTAGGCGCCTTAATCGCTATCCCCCTCATTTCTATTTTTAAAATCATCTGTGACAACGTGAAACCATTGAATCTCTATGGTGAACTTTTGGGGACGGAAAATATTTCTTAA
- a CDS encoding HIT family protein: protein MMDVESVKCDACSGLWPDVSYQIVTLTESSVYLHKDQFFPGWTVLVFKRHATELFQLTHAERNQLMDEVSRVAQALTQVFSALKVNYALLGNLLPHIHWHVIPRLAQDPAPRESVFSVSHEPLHLNAKDNQERIALIRQAINVNSHS, encoded by the coding sequence ATGATGGATGTTGAATCAGTTAAATGCGATGCTTGTTCTGGTCTGTGGCCTGATGTGAGCTATCAGATTGTCACACTGACTGAAAGTAGCGTCTATCTGCATAAAGATCAGTTTTTTCCGGGTTGGACGGTACTGGTTTTTAAGCGCCACGCGACTGAATTATTTCAATTAACCCATGCAGAGCGAAATCAGCTTATGGATGAAGTCAGCAGGGTTGCTCAAGCATTGACCCAAGTTTTTTCAGCGCTTAAAGTAAATTATGCGCTGTTGGGTAATCTCTTGCCGCATATCCATTGGCACGTCATTCCAAGATTAGCGCAAGATCCTGCGCCGCGAGAGTCAGTATTTTCTGTATCACATGAGCCTTTGCACTTGAATGCTAAGGATAACCAGGAACGTATAGCGCTTATTCGTCAGGCAATAAACGTCAATTCACATTCTTAA
- a CDS encoding threonine aldolase family protein, whose product MFKGIDLYSDTVTKPTIEMRKAIVMAEVGDEQRAEDPTTRQLEEMMAGLLGFSAAIFLPSATMANEIAIRSLCDAGDELIAAENCHLFFAEAGGPAIYGGVMCKPVPTLTGIFSAEEVRQRYQWIKGPHFSTTKLVSVENTTNMGGGIPWEQEELRQIVNVADELGLKKHMDGARFFNASVKTGLTPSEIAAGFDMVTICLSKGLGCPLGAVLAFDKVYYDKVRRLKQLMGGAMRQSGMMAAAGIYALNHHITRLAEDHRNAEFLADRLQEVPQLRLLNYPPATNMVFFEWISNAMTPAEFNECCLQKGFRLSQVGPRKFRAVTHLDITRSDLEKVAALIAEIGTDAGIAGCKASTAISGNNN is encoded by the coding sequence ATGTTTAAAGGCATTGATTTATATAGCGATACGGTGACCAAACCCACTATTGAAATGCGTAAGGCCATTGTCATGGCTGAAGTGGGTGATGAGCAAAGAGCAGAAGATCCCACTACTCGTCAGCTGGAAGAAATGATGGCTGGCTTACTTGGGTTTTCAGCAGCGATATTTCTACCCTCTGCGACGATGGCTAATGAAATCGCGATCCGCAGTTTATGTGATGCTGGGGATGAATTGATAGCTGCAGAAAACTGCCATTTGTTTTTTGCAGAAGCTGGAGGTCCTGCCATATATGGTGGTGTGATGTGCAAACCAGTTCCCACTTTGACAGGTATATTTTCTGCAGAAGAAGTCAGGCAGCGTTATCAGTGGATTAAGGGGCCGCATTTTTCAACGACTAAGTTAGTTAGTGTTGAGAACACAACTAATATGGGCGGTGGCATTCCCTGGGAGCAAGAAGAATTGCGGCAAATTGTTAATGTTGCGGATGAGTTGGGCTTGAAAAAACATATGGACGGTGCACGATTTTTTAATGCGAGTGTGAAAACGGGTTTGACTCCTTCCGAAATAGCGGCTGGTTTTGATATGGTGACTATTTGTCTATCTAAAGGATTAGGTTGTCCACTAGGGGCGGTTTTAGCTTTCGATAAAGTTTATTATGATAAAGTTCGCAGACTTAAGCAGTTGATGGGGGGTGCCATGCGGCAGAGTGGCATGATGGCTGCTGCAGGTATTTATGCCTTAAATCATCACATAACTCGTCTGGCGGAAGACCACCGGAATGCAGAGTTTTTAGCAGATAGACTTCAAGAGGTACCACAGCTGCGTCTCTTAAATTACCCGCCAGCGACCAATATGGTTTTCTTTGAGTGGATTTCCAATGCAATGACTCCCGCTGAATTTAATGAGTGCTGTTTGCAGAAAGGATTTAGATTATCGCAGGTTGGCCCTAGAAAATTCAGAGCCGTCACACACTTGGATATTACTAGAAGTGATTTGGAAAAAGTGGCGGCTTTAATTGCCGAGATAGGTACCGATGCAGGTATCGCTGGCTGCAAGGCGAGTACGGCTATTTCAGGAAATAATAATTAG
- a CDS encoding TolC family protein has translation MSTLPFSSVYAQTLTPAPPPPAAILYKPQPADANAILTLRDAILLAMRFNPNVKNAELQRVVDKFSLAVARDQFAPQVSLTGQALFQNGAAPSYSGFPTVNYLTPYGTQIKTGLTQVIDSDNAAAFTTDATVSITQPLLRGFGKRVTQANLYSAQDTEKINQLNFKNSVMTQVVGVINAYYQLVQAYNSLEVNNLSLRDEENTLNQTQAKIKVGKAAPTEQIQQQLNIANSQLNISQNQNAVLQSYQNLLSLLGLDPNAHINIDKKINYPNKALPSLNECIDTALAHNISYQSALFAYKITERGVIVAQDQQKWQLNATGTLMQPITPTGGSTGISSKSLTLDLDIPIHDVARQQQLVSAKVALSQAKVNLTQQKYALITNVTNAYHTVQYNQRQVQLSENTVKLAQQSLNIAKIKFNYGKTTSFELTSLQSALTNAQIGFIGQRIQYINAVEALFQILGTTLQRWDINLTY, from the coding sequence GTGAGCACCCTCCCTTTCTCAAGCGTTTATGCACAAACCTTAACACCTGCGCCACCACCGCCAGCTGCCATCCTTTACAAACCCCAACCAGCAGACGCTAACGCCATCTTAACCCTACGTGATGCAATACTACTGGCCATGCGCTTCAACCCCAATGTTAAAAATGCAGAATTACAACGTGTAGTCGATAAATTTTCCCTGGCCGTCGCTCGTGACCAATTTGCACCGCAAGTCAGCCTCACCGGACAGGCATTATTTCAAAATGGCGCCGCACCCAGCTACAGCGGTTTTCCAACGGTCAATTACCTAACTCCTTATGGCACACAAATCAAAACCGGACTAACCCAAGTTATTGACTCAGACAACGCTGCCGCCTTTACTACCGATGCAACCGTCAGCATCACGCAACCCTTATTACGCGGATTTGGCAAAAGGGTTACCCAAGCTAATCTTTATTCCGCCCAAGACACAGAAAAAATCAATCAGCTAAATTTTAAAAACAGCGTTATGACCCAAGTTGTGGGTGTAATTAACGCTTATTACCAATTAGTACAAGCTTACAATAGCTTGGAAGTGAATAATTTATCATTACGTGATGAAGAAAATACCTTAAACCAAACTCAAGCGAAAATTAAAGTCGGTAAAGCCGCCCCAACTGAGCAAATCCAACAGCAGTTAAACATTGCCAATAGCCAGCTTAACATTAGCCAAAATCAAAATGCGGTACTGCAAAGTTATCAAAACTTACTCAGTTTGCTGGGACTTGACCCCAATGCACACATCAATATCGATAAAAAAATAAATTACCCCAATAAGGCCTTACCCAGCTTAAATGAATGCATAGACACAGCCCTTGCACATAATATCAGCTATCAATCTGCCTTATTTGCCTACAAAATAACTGAACGCGGGGTCATTGTCGCGCAAGATCAACAAAAATGGCAACTCAATGCCACCGGTACCCTCATGCAACCCATCACCCCCACAGGCGGATCCACGGGTATCAGCAGCAAAAGCCTCACTTTAGATCTCGATATCCCTATTCACGACGTTGCCCGACAACAACAGTTAGTCAGTGCCAAAGTCGCACTATCCCAGGCCAAAGTCAATCTGACCCAACAAAAGTATGCCTTAATCACCAATGTCACCAACGCTTATCACACCGTTCAATATAATCAACGCCAAGTACAATTATCAGAAAATACCGTCAAGCTAGCGCAACAAAGTCTAAACATTGCCAAAATAAAATTCAATTATGGTAAGACGACGTCTTTTGAATTAACCTCTCTACAAAGTGCATTAACAAATGCACAAATAGGCTTTATTGGCCAAAGGATACAATATATTAATGCTGTAGAAGCTTTGTTCCAGATTTTAGGGACGACGCTACAGAGATGGGATATTAATTTAACTTACTAA
- a CDS encoding efflux RND transporter periplasmic adaptor subunit gives MIFNPKPLLKPILLALLISIVLCNAGCEKQQSNSTATTTQSQIITATLQSNSLHLFYSGTLQPLKIYNVTSPVDGVVDELYFNYGDRVTSGQLLMKITSTKSQQDYATALTNYIKDKDQYLQNKTNFEGTTALFKAGIVDREDYLSQKSQLGASELAYINSNNALKAIVSKIPGAPRNIENLTLHDIAAIEKMLQTQYDKFTIQAPTTGIVLTADRNAGSNTGDGNKTLAVGSEIKQNQTAVSIGDMSGISVTINVSEIDINHIALDQTAVLTSPALPGMLLYGKVIAIGKQAKTPEGGGIANFPVIINVPEITPLQRELVKVGMSIKVDLTINNPAQIKIPIKAVFFLQGVPTVTIIDPKSGKPRNVTVITGTTDIDNVTILQGLSVGDKIIISGDKQAPP, from the coding sequence ATGATATTTAATCCCAAACCTCTTTTAAAACCCATTTTGCTGGCATTACTTATTAGCATTGTTTTGTGTAATGCCGGCTGCGAAAAACAACAAAGCAATTCCACTGCAACGACAACCCAGTCGCAAATAATCACAGCCACTTTGCAATCAAATTCTTTACATCTGTTCTACAGCGGCACCCTACAACCCCTAAAAATATACAATGTAACAAGCCCAGTCGATGGCGTAGTCGATGAACTCTATTTCAATTATGGCGATCGTGTAACCAGCGGTCAGCTACTCATGAAAATCACTTCGACAAAATCACAACAGGATTATGCCACAGCCCTCACCAATTACATCAAAGACAAAGACCAATATCTGCAAAATAAAACCAATTTTGAAGGCACCACTGCACTATTTAAAGCGGGAATCGTTGATCGCGAAGATTATTTAAGCCAAAAAAGCCAATTAGGCGCCAGCGAACTCGCTTACATAAATTCTAACAATGCACTCAAAGCCATCGTTAGCAAAATTCCCGGAGCACCACGCAATATAGAAAACCTCACTTTGCACGACATTGCCGCCATAGAAAAAATGCTGCAAACCCAGTATGACAAATTTACTATTCAAGCACCCACTACGGGCATCGTGTTAACTGCCGATAGGAATGCCGGTAGCAATACTGGAGATGGCAATAAAACCTTAGCCGTAGGCAGTGAAATCAAACAAAACCAGACCGCGGTCAGCATTGGCGATATGTCAGGAATCAGCGTCACCATCAACGTTAGTGAAATTGATATCAATCATATCGCTCTCGACCAAACCGCCGTTTTGACCAGCCCAGCCTTACCGGGGATGCTGCTTTATGGCAAAGTCATCGCTATCGGCAAACAAGCAAAAACCCCCGAAGGTGGCGGCATCGCCAATTTTCCAGTCATCATTAATGTACCTGAAATCACACCATTACAACGCGAGCTCGTTAAAGTCGGCATGAGTATTAAAGTGGATCTCACCATTAACAATCCAGCGCAGATCAAAATACCCATCAAAGCAGTTTTTTTCTTACAAGGCGTACCTACTGTGACCATCATTGACCCTAAAAGCGGCAAACCACGCAATGTCACCGTAATAACCGGTACCACCGACATTGACAATGTCACCATATTACAAGGTTTATCCGTAGGTGATAAAATCATTATTAGTGGCGACAAGCAGGCCCCCCCTTGA
- a CDS encoding ABC transporter ATP-binding protein, which produces MIKLSHINKTYTTGHHTIYALHDLNLSIADGELVALIGASGSGKTTTMNIIGLLDKPSSGHYYLNGTEVSNLSGNAASLFRNQTIGFIFQQFFLLPRFNALQNVALPLTYRNMPPPQIEKLAMASLEKTGLGDLYDHRPNQLSGGQQQRVAIARALVGQPKIILADEPTGSLDSKTGQAIMNLLLEINQRDKTTIIIVTHDFHIAEQCNRIVQIADGKIVGETLKKL; this is translated from the coding sequence TTGATTAAACTTTCTCATATCAACAAAACCTATACCACCGGCCACCACACCATTTATGCTTTGCACGATCTAAATCTGAGCATAGCCGATGGCGAACTAGTGGCGCTCATCGGCGCATCAGGCTCAGGCAAAACCACCACGATGAACATCATCGGCTTACTCGATAAACCTTCGAGCGGCCATTATTACTTAAATGGCACTGAAGTTTCCAATTTGAGCGGCAATGCTGCCTCTTTATTTCGCAACCAAACCATTGGTTTTATATTTCAACAGTTTTTTTTATTGCCACGCTTCAATGCATTACAAAATGTGGCACTACCACTCACTTATCGCAATATGCCGCCGCCACAAATTGAAAAATTGGCCATGGCAAGTTTGGAAAAAACTGGATTAGGTGATCTTTATGACCACCGTCCTAATCAATTATCTGGGGGTCAACAGCAACGTGTGGCTATTGCACGCGCTTTAGTTGGACAACCCAAAATTATTTTGGCGGATGAACCCACAGGTTCTTTAGATTCAAAAACTGGACAAGCGATTATGAATTTATTGTTAGAGATTAATCAGCGGGATAAAACTACCATTATCATAGTGACGCATGATTTTCATATTGCTGAGCAGTGCAACCGCATCGTGCAAATTGCAGATGGTAAAATAGTTGGCGAAACTTTAAAAAAATTGTAG
- a CDS encoding ABC transporter permease — translation MPKLLKRHLFESVQNLWLYKLRSLLTILGVLVGTASVVALVSSGQLATRHALDQFKNLGTDLFAVTLENQPGDTTTEQAPKLDLNDVEKIAHSIPEIVSSAPYTSDYSQVSYGGKPISGNIIGATETLAVIIKIETDSGRQISTLDKQQYFCMVGSDIAQDMKNSGSLNPIGEQIRVGDRFFTIVGVAKPWPENMFMYANINRAVIIPIETSFNLSKYVRIQNILFKLKPDSDVNSIQPKIEQAINQILPNIKLFSRSAKELIGSMQKQRQTFTLMLGSIGGISLLVGGIGVMNIMLVSVMERRREIGIRLAIGAQKHDIQAMFLTDAVVLTLFGGLLGVIVGELVSLIIAIVSHWRFSLFATPLIIGFTVSVLVGIFFGYYPAYKASQLDPIQTLRSE, via the coding sequence GTGCCAAAACTACTAAAGCGGCATTTATTCGAATCCGTGCAAAATTTATGGTTATACAAACTGCGTTCACTACTGACCATACTGGGTGTACTAGTGGGTACTGCCTCCGTAGTGGCACTGGTTAGCAGTGGGCAATTAGCTACCCGACATGCCTTAGATCAATTTAAAAATCTGGGCACTGATTTATTCGCTGTCACCTTAGAAAATCAACCAGGCGATACCACAACTGAACAAGCCCCCAAACTCGACTTAAATGACGTTGAAAAAATTGCACACAGCATTCCCGAAATTGTCAGCTCTGCCCCCTACACCTCTGATTACTCACAAGTTTCCTATGGCGGCAAACCCATAAGCGGGAACATTATTGGTGCCACTGAAACCCTTGCAGTCATTATTAAAATCGAAACCGACAGCGGCCGGCAAATCAGCACATTAGACAAGCAGCAATATTTCTGTATGGTCGGCAGTGATATCGCACAAGATATGAAAAACAGCGGCTCATTAAACCCCATTGGTGAACAAATCCGCGTGGGTGACCGTTTTTTTACCATTGTTGGCGTAGCTAAACCCTGGCCAGAAAATATGTTTATGTATGCCAATATCAATCGCGCCGTCATCATACCCATAGAAACTTCCTTTAACTTAAGCAAATATGTCCGCATTCAAAATATTCTGTTTAAACTCAAACCCGATTCAGATGTCAATAGCATCCAGCCTAAAATCGAACAAGCAATCAACCAAATTCTCCCAAATATAAAATTATTTTCACGCAGCGCAAAAGAATTAATTGGCAGCATGCAAAAACAACGGCAGACCTTCACTTTAATGCTCGGGTCAATCGGCGGTATCTCATTGCTAGTTGGTGGAATTGGTGTAATGAATATTATGCTGGTTTCTGTGATGGAACGACGCCGCGAAATTGGCATTCGTCTGGCTATCGGAGCCCAAAAACACGACATTCAAGCGATGTTTTTAACTGACGCCGTGGTATTGACTTTATTTGGTGGTTTACTGGGGGTGATCGTAGGTGAACTCGTTTCGCTCATCATCGCGATAGTGAGTCATTGGCGTTTTAGCTTGTTCGCTACACCATTGATTATTGGTTTTACGGTTTCAGTTTTGGTGGGCATATTTTTCGGTTATTACCCAGCTTACAAAGCTTCGCAATTGGATCCTATTCAAACATTACGTTCTGAATAA
- the ppsA gene encoding phosphoenolpyruvate synthase, whose protein sequence is MQYVINFTQISAADIKKVGGKNANLGEMIGQLTDKGVNIPDGFATTTAAWHDFLAQKKLNQKITQLLAKLDIQNISALNKTSAHIRRLITTTPFSPPFIKAISEAYAALPHKTVAIRSSATAEDLAKASFAGQQETFLHIKGITNVLHAIKLVFASLFTSRAIAYREHAGFDHTEIALSAGIQSMVRSDKAVSGVMFTLDTESGFDQVIFITAAYGLGETIVQGAVNPDEFYVHKPSLASGKYAILRRNLGEKAIKMVYTASKTSNNSTKIISVPPAQRQRFCLTTEDIHELARQAQIIETHYGKPMDIEWAKDGIDGRLYIVQARPETVKSQQKPQQTLQRFHLTQKGELIVSGRSVGQSIAQGTARIILNPKHIKALKANEILVTDMTDPDWEPVMKNAAAIITNRGGRTCHAAIVARELGIPAIVGCGNATSKIKPGQTITISCAEGENGYVYKGKLPFHIEKINIASLPKLPIKLCLILGNPGKAFTYQFLPNDGVGLARLEFIIGNTIGIHPNALLNLQKLPSKLKREIQQKTAAYESPIEFYIERLREGIATIAAAFAPREVIFRFSDFKSNEYANLLGGDLFEPKEENPMLGLRGAARYVDSTFEKSFALECQAFLRVREQMGLTNTQLMVPFVRTVAELQRVIAQIEHYGLKRGTNGLKIYMMCEIPANALLAEEFLKYVDGFSIGSNDLTQLTLGLDRDSGLVAALFDERNAAIKLLLEHAIKACRKAGKYIGICGQGPSDHPDFAKWLMDMGIQSISLNPDSIVTTWLALSKHKNDQKLKV, encoded by the coding sequence ATGCAATATGTCATCAACTTTACCCAAATTTCAGCCGCAGATATCAAAAAAGTCGGTGGTAAAAACGCTAACCTGGGAGAAATGATCGGCCAACTGACTGACAAAGGAGTCAATATACCCGACGGTTTTGCTACTACCACCGCAGCTTGGCATGACTTCCTCGCGCAAAAAAAACTAAATCAGAAAATCACTCAACTATTAGCCAAACTAGATATCCAGAATATCAGCGCTCTAAATAAAACCAGCGCCCACATCCGCCGCTTAATCACAACCACCCCTTTCAGCCCACCCTTCATCAAGGCCATCTCGGAAGCTTATGCCGCTTTACCGCATAAAACTGTGGCTATACGCTCCTCAGCCACGGCTGAAGATCTAGCCAAAGCCTCATTTGCCGGACAACAGGAAACTTTCCTACATATCAAAGGCATCACGAATGTATTACATGCCATTAAGCTAGTTTTCGCCTCTTTATTTACCAGCCGCGCCATTGCCTACCGCGAACATGCGGGTTTTGACCATACCGAGATAGCGCTATCCGCTGGCATTCAATCCATGGTGCGCAGCGATAAGGCGGTCAGCGGTGTGATGTTTACCCTGGATACCGAATCGGGCTTTGACCAAGTCATATTCATTACTGCTGCTTATGGATTGGGAGAAACGATCGTTCAGGGCGCAGTCAATCCTGATGAGTTTTATGTACACAAACCTAGCTTAGCTTCCGGAAAATACGCCATTTTACGCCGCAATCTTGGCGAAAAAGCTATCAAAATGGTATACACCGCCAGCAAAACCTCCAATAATTCTACAAAAATTATTTCTGTGCCACCTGCGCAACGCCAACGCTTTTGCCTAACGACTGAGGATATTCACGAACTGGCACGGCAAGCACAAATAATAGAAACCCATTATGGCAAACCCATGGATATTGAATGGGCTAAAGATGGTATCGATGGCAGGTTATATATTGTGCAAGCCCGACCCGAAACGGTAAAAAGTCAGCAGAAACCGCAACAAACCCTACAACGTTTCCATCTGACACAAAAAGGTGAACTCATCGTTTCAGGGCGCAGCGTGGGTCAAAGTATTGCACAAGGTACAGCCCGAATTATTTTAAACCCTAAACATATAAAAGCGCTCAAAGCAAATGAAATCCTAGTCACTGACATGACTGACCCCGATTGGGAACCGGTGATGAAAAATGCCGCCGCCATCATCACCAATCGCGGTGGACGCACCTGCCACGCCGCCATTGTAGCCCGAGAACTCGGCATTCCCGCCATCGTTGGCTGTGGCAATGCCACTTCCAAAATCAAGCCTGGCCAAACGATCACCATTTCTTGCGCCGAAGGCGAAAATGGCTACGTATATAAAGGGAAACTCCCTTTCCATATAGAGAAAATCAATATCGCCTCACTACCGAAACTGCCCATCAAACTTTGTCTCATTTTAGGCAATCCCGGAAAAGCCTTCACCTATCAGTTTTTACCTAATGATGGCGTGGGACTTGCACGCCTAGAATTTATTATTGGCAATACCATAGGCATACATCCCAACGCATTACTCAACCTACAAAAATTACCCAGCAAATTAAAACGTGAAATCCAACAAAAAACTGCAGCCTATGAAAGTCCTATAGAGTTTTATATTGAACGCCTACGCGAAGGCATAGCCACCATCGCCGCCGCCTTTGCTCCGCGCGAAGTAATCTTTCGCTTTTCTGATTTTAAATCTAACGAATACGCTAATCTTTTAGGCGGGGATTTATTTGAGCCTAAAGAAGAAAATCCCATGTTGGGATTACGCGGCGCTGCCCGCTATGTTGACAGTACATTTGAAAAAAGTTTTGCCCTAGAATGTCAAGCCTTCTTACGGGTACGAGAACAAATGGGTTTAACCAATACTCAGCTGATGGTGCCCTTTGTACGCACCGTGGCAGAACTGCAACGCGTCATTGCACAAATAGAGCACTATGGTTTAAAACGCGGCACCAACGGCTTAAAAATTTATATGATGTGTGAAATTCCTGCCAACGCTTTATTGGCTGAAGAATTTTTAAAATATGTCGATGGTTTTTCCATCGGTTCCAATGATCTTACCCAGTTAACGTTAGGGCTAGATCGCGACTCAGGTCTGGTCGCTGCTTTATTCGATGAGCGCAACGCTGCGATAAAACTATTACTAGAACATGCGATCAAAGCCTGCCGCAAAGCAGGTAAATACATTGGCATTTGCGGCCAGGGACCATCAGATCACCCAGATTTTGCCAAATGGCTGATGGATATGGGCATTCAAAGTATTTCTCTCAATCCAGATTCTATTGTTACTACCTGGCTAGCATTGAGCAAACACAAGAATGACCAAAAATTGAAAGTGTGA